Genomic DNA from Flavobacterium sp. N502540:
GCTCGTCTGATTCTGGTTGCTGTAATTTTCCCAACCTGAAAAAGCAGCGTAAAGCAACAGGATACCGATAAAAATAGTGATGATATAGACAGCCGTATTTTTAAAAACAGCCTTTTTTAAATGCCTGGCAATTAAAATTTCTTTATGTAATGACATGATACAGTTTAAAATTTATAAGTTACGGTAAGACTGAAGTTACGTGGTGCACCGGGAAACAGGCGCAGGTAATTCTGAGCACCCAGCCAGTACGTTTTATTGAATAAATTGCCCGCATTAAGAGCAATTTGCATATTGCTTTTGTTGGGTTTATAGTACAATGCAGCATCAAAAACCGTAAAATCAGGTAGTGTAAAAGCTCTTGTAAACCAGGGTACTTTGCTGCTTTGGTATTGCATTCCAAAACCAATGCCCAAATCTTTTAGAGCCGAATCAGAATTGAAATTGTATCGTGTCCATAAATTAGCACTGTTTTTGGGTGTATTTTGCTTTTGTGCGCCAATTAACGATGGGTCGCGATCGTTGGTGATTTTAGCATCAATGTAACTGTAAGAAGCATTTATTTGCCAGTCTGCCGTAATAAAACCGGCTATATCACACTCAAAACCACGGCTTCTTTCGGCACCTCTTGTCACCAGCAGATCGGGATTTATAGGGTCGTTGGCGTTCATTAAAATATTGCGCTGATTGATTTCGTAAACAGCGGCGTTGAAACTTACTGAATTATTGAAAAAAGTAGCTTTTAATCCAAGTTCTTTCAGGTTGCTTTCCAGCGGATCAAATAAAATTCCCGCGGGCAGGCTGCTCGTTTGAGGCATTAAGGACACGGTGTTCGATTGTGGCTGGTAGCCTTCCAAATAAGTCGTATAAACATTAATTTGATTGTTCACAGCATAAGTCACTCCAATACGCGGCAGTAAAGCCGATTTTTTCACGGTTAGTTCATTGTTGGATTTGTAGTTTGTAATGTCTTTAAACCATTCTTGGCGCAACCCCAATAAGATGGTAAATCTTTCCCATTGCACCTGATCCTGAATGTAGATTGCATTAGTAGTGGTTAGTGCAGGGGGTAATGCGGTACGGACATTGAGCGTATAATCGTCAGGGTTTGTTAGGGTATTAGCGGGATTATTGAGATTAAAATAATTGACATTTGGTTTAGGTAAAACTACTCCGTCAACGGTTATGGTTTGATAATTGGCAGCATTAGCAGCAACAAATGAAGGGGCTACAGTTCCGTCTTTTAATACATAACCTCTGGCCGCATTTTGTCCGCCACCTTTGGTTTTGTTCCAGCTGCTTAAATCGTAACCTGCTAACAATTTATGTTTGATTTTTCCTGTATTTAAATCAAAGTTGAAATAAGAAGTGAGATTATCAACGTCCCAATATTGCTGACGCTGTACAAACTGCATCATGGCCAGACTGCTAACCGGTTTATTGTTCATGTCGACTGCAAAAGCATTTGTAGTTCTGTGCTCCTGAAGGTCTTCTGTCCAGGTTTGTTTCATGTATGAAGCATTAAACCCTATTTTAGAGCTGAATTTATGAGCGAAATTCGTCATCAAAATCATTTCTTTTGATTTGTAGAAATCATTGGGAGCACCTAAATTTAAGCTAATTGGAGTTTTGTTTAAACTGGTAACACCCGCAACTGCACCAAAAATAGGCTGTCCACGATCCAGAACTCCAGTCATGTTGCTTAAAATCAGTTCTGTATTGATCGCTGTTTTTTCATTCGGAATGTAACTGAACGAAGGAGAAATCAAAAACGATTTGTTACGCACCAGATCCCGGAACGATTTGGCTTCCTGATACGCTCCGTTTACACGATACAAAAGCGTTTTAGATTCGTTCAAAGGGCCTGTAAAATCTAAGGTTCCGCGCAAGGTGCTAAAGCTTCCTGCACTCAGACTTATTTCTTTTCGGTCGACAGCCAGCGGTTTTTTAGTCACCATATTAATGCTTCCCCCCGGATCTACAGAAGAAAATGTAGCGCTCGAAGGTCCTTTGATCACTTCAACTCTTTCAATATTGGTCGTTAAAGGCTGTAAAAAATAATGCTGATGTGTTCGCATTCCATTTATGATCTGACCTTCTTCATTTTGACTGATTCCGCGAATGGTATATTGATTGTAATAACTTGCCGGGATCACCCCACTGGCCATTTTTACAGCATCGGCCAGATAGATAGCCCCTTTGTCTGCAATTAATTCTTTGGTGATCGTGGATATGGATTGTGGGATGTCTTTGTTGAGAGCGGCTGTTTTGGTGGCAGCAAAAGAATAATCGCTATTGTATTTTTTGGTCGAACGGCCAATGATTTCGACAGTTTGCAATTGTGTGTGTTCGGTTTTTACCCTGACAGAATCTTTAGGAATACTATCAGATATCTTTTTATTAATGGTTTGCGATTGGGCAAACGAAGTAATACTTAATAAAAACAGTGAGAGAATATAGTGTTTCATTTTTTTTGGATAGGATTGAGAAAGTAATTTCCCTTTATACAGTTTGTAAATACAAATCTTCCAGTTCATTTGCCGAGATTTTATCGGCTTCGATAACGGTAACAAGGTTTCCCTGTCTCATAATGCCAATATGAGAAGCAACTTCCCGCGCTCTGAAAATATCATGTGTTGCCATTAAAATGGCTGTTCCATCAGCAGAAAGTTCTTTAAGTATTTGGGAAAACTCGTTGGAAGCTTTAGGGTCTAAACCACTCGTAGGTTCATCCAGTAAGAGCACTTTGGCTTTTTTAGCGATTGCAATGGCAATTCCAACTTTCTGGCGCATTCCCTTAGAATAACCACCTAAATTTTGATGGTGAGCCTTAATCTGAAGCCCCGCTTTAGAAAGAAAATAAGTCAGTTCCCCCTGCGAATATTTGAATCCTGCCAGCGACGAGAAGAATTTTAAGTTTTCCAGACCGGTAAGATTAGGATACAGCATGACGGTTTCGGGGATATAAGCAACATATTTTTTCGTTTCCTGTGCGTTGTCGATGACGGATATGTCGTTAATTTTTAGTTCTCCGTCTGTTGGAGCGATAAAACCAAGAAAAAGGTTGATTGTGGTGGTTTTTCCGGCACCATTTTGCCCCAATAAAGCAAAAATTTCCCCTTCTTTAATGGTTAAGTTGAGTTTGTTTAGAGCAATATGGTCGCCATATTTTTTTGTTAGATTTTCAGCTATAAGCATAGTTTTGATGTATTTGGATGGTTTTTAGTACGGGTTTTTCTTTTCATGCACAGTTATAGTAATAGCCTTTAGGGCTGAAACATTTTAACCGGTGACGAAATAGGAAGAGTAGAATTTACTGGGAACAACCGAAGAGTAGGTAAATTAGATAAACCAAAATGGTCTTTCGTATCTTAATTGGAGCTGCTTTATTGAAAACAGACCAAATAAGACTACAAATGCGTTTTACCTGATCTTTGAAAAAGACAAGCAAAAGCTATTTTTTAATTTTTCGGGTGAAAATGCAGTAAACTAGCGAATAAATGGCGGTGCCCTAAGTGCAAAAAGACTGCCTTTGAAAACAACAGAAATTGTTTTTTCGTAAAAGAATACGCTGAAAGTTTCAACGGTTGCTTTAAGAAAAGAGTATGTTTGAAAAGTGTTTGGTATAAAGGTGCTAAACGTAAAATGACAAATCTGACAATTGTTGTCTACAGTATGACTGTGTGTGATTTGCTTTTGCCCCTCAATATAAGTATGCTCACAATGTTTACTCGTTAGCTGCTTGTAAACATGCTCGTAAGAATGCAGCGTCTGAAACAGCATTGCAAACAATACAGTTACAGACATAAAAAGAGGAATTAATACATTTTTCTTTTTCATTCTTAATGGAAAAAGCCCATTTTTAAAGGACTTGGTAGCTTATAAACTAACGCAACGTTGTTGCAAATATAGATATCTTATTTAAAAATGTGCCAGAATCGATTATTATTTTATTGGGAAAACAAATTCTCAATTTTTTGTAAAGCCTAATTATGCATAAAAATACAGCTAAAGTAATATTCTTCGGGCAGTCATTCCAAAAACGTCTTTAGAGCTTCTTATAAAATATTTTTACAGTAGTATTCCTGTTAACGTGTTCGATTATTGTTACTTATGAAAGTTATTGCTAGTGATCTCGGCATATAATCTCTATTTTTACTAGAAGAGGATAATTATCAGCTTAGTTAATAATTGAATTTTTGATTTGACATGAAGTTTCAAAAGTGTCAATTTTATAAACGGGCAGTCTGCTCATAAAAAAGTGAATTATGAAAATAGGTTTAATAGGATTCGGAAAGACTGGAAAATCAGTAGCTACTGTACTACTGGAAAACAATAAATTTTGCCTGGAATGGGTTTTAAGACAAAGTACGGTTTTAGAACACAGATCTGTTTCAGAATTTCTTGGTATTCCGTCAAAAGAACCAGGGTTAATTTACTCTGGTTCTAAAGTGAAAATGGAAGATTTGCTGGACAAACATCCGGTCGATGTTATTATTGATTTTTCTTCCAATGAAGGTATTTATAGTTATGGAGAAGTTGCTGCAAAGCGAAAGGTCAAAATTATTTCGGCAATTTCTCATTACAAAGACAAAGAGTTACAGTTATTAAAGAAACTGGCACATAAAACTACGGTCTTTTGGTCACCCAATATTACGCTTGGGGTCAATTATTTGCTGTTTGCAGCTAAATTTTTAAAGAAAATTGCTCCCTGGGTGGATATTGAAGTGAATGAAGAACATTTTAAAAAGAAAGAAGGAACTTCAGGAACAGCGGTTAAAATTGCGGAAGCTTTGGAACTTGATAAAGACAATATCAACTCCGTAAGAGCAGGAGGAATAGTAGGTAAGCATGAGGTTATATTTGGATTTCCTTATCAGACGGTTCGTTTAATTCATGAATCGATCTCGAGGGAAGCATTTGGAAACGGAGTTGTTTTTGTTGCCGAAAATCTGAAAAACAAACCCAAAGGACTGTATAATTTTGAAGATATTTTAACGCCTTATTTTACCGTCTGATCTAATAAAGTAAACCCGACAGGTTTTTGAAACGTATCGGGTTTGTTTTTTTAAGACGATTTTATTTTAATAAACACATAGAAGCATAGAAATAATGGGGCAAAAAGGTTTCAAAATGAAATACATTTCTTCCGCATGGTTTGTTGCTTGTATTTTCAACTTATGAAATGATATTTCTGAGTTTGATAAGTCTATGTTTCTATGTGTATTTTATTAAATGATTGATGTATTATTTTTTAAAAATTAAAGCTTTGGTATATTCGGCATTCATTTTGGCGATCGAAAGTATCGAAATGCCTTGAGGGCATTCAATTTCACAGGCCCTGGTGTCTGAGCAGTTCCCAAAACCTTCGGCATCCATTTGGCTTACCATGCTCAGCACTCTTTTTGAAGCTTCGATTTGCCCCTGTGGCAACAAAGCCAAATGGGTGATTTTTGCCCCCGTAAATAGGGCGGCACTGGCATTTTTACAAGTGGCTACGCAGGCACCACACCCAATACAGGCTGCCGCATCAAAAGATGCTTCGGCGGTTTCATAGGATATGGGAATACTATTGGCTTCCGGTGCCTGACCTGTTGAAGCTCCGATAAAACCACCGGATGCAATGATGGTATCAAAAGCCGAACGGTCGATTTTTAAATCTCGGAGTACAGGAAAAGCTTTTGCCCGAAAAGGTTCAATATAAATAGTATCTCCATCTTTAAAACTTCGCATATGAAGCTGGCAGGTTGTGGTATTTTTTAGAGGACCATGAGCTCTTCCGTTGATCATCACACCACATTGTCCGCATATTCCTTCCCGACAATCGTGATCAAATTCAATAACCCGTTCTTTTTTCTGAATTAAGGATTCATTCAAAAGATCGAGCATTTCCAGAAAAGACATATGTTCTGAAACGGCATCTATTTCATAATCGGTCATTTTTCCTTTAGAGGAACTATCAGATTGCCGCCATATTTTAAGAGATAGTTTCATATTTCTTTAACTTTTGATTATTTGTAACTTCTTACTGCAAGTTCAACCGATTCGAATAGGAGAGGTTCTTTGTGCAATTCAGGCGGTTTGGCTTCCCCTTTCCATTCCCATGCTGAAACATAGCAGAAATCATTATCATTTCGAACTGCTTCACCATCGGTAGTTTGGTATTCTTCGCGAAAGTGAGCTCCACAAGATTCTTCTCTTTGTAAAGCATCGTAACACATTAATTCGGCCAGCTCTATGTAATCGGCAATTCTTCCGGCTTTTTCGAGTTCACTGTTTAAGGTATCATCTCCGGTAATCAGTAAATCTTTTTCAAAAGAAGCTTTCAGGGCTTTTATATCTTCAATGGCTTCTTCCAGTTTTACTTTGCTTCTCGAAAGACCGCATTTTTCATAAAGTAATCGTCCAATTTTTTTATGAAAGTGATCGGTTGAAAGGGTGCCTTTGCTATTTAAAAAACGATCGAGCTGTGCCCGAACGACTTTTTCGGCTTCGTCAAAAGCGGGGTGGTTGATGGTTGCTTTTGGAGCGTTTAATTCTCCTGCCAAATAATTCGGAATTGTATATGGAGCTATAAAATAACCGTCTACGCAAGCCTGAAGCAAAGAATTCGCCCCGAGTCTGTTAGCGCCATGATCGGCAAAATTGGCTTCCCCCAAAGCAAATAACCCGGGAATAGAGGTCATTAATTCATAATCGACCCAGAGTCCACCCATAGTAAAATGGGCAGCGGGAGAAATTAGCATAGGTTCTTTGTAAGCGTTGATACCGGTAATTTTTTCATACATGGCAAACAGATTACTGTATTTGGCTTCAATAGTATTTTTCCCCTGTGCTTTTATAGCATCTGAAAAGTCGAGATAAATAGCGTTTTTCATTGGCCCGACACCATGTCCGGCATCAATCCGTTCCTTAGCCGCCCGCGATGAAATATCACGTGGTGCCAGATTTCCAAAAGAGGGATAACGACGTTCGAGATAATAATCACGTTCTTCTTCGGGAATGGTATTGGGATTTCGTGCGTCCTTGGCTTTTTTCGGAACCCAGATTCGACCATCGTTCCGCAAAGATTCTGACATTAAAGTGAGTTTAGATTGGTTGGCTCCGTGTTGCGGAAGCGAGGTAGGGTGGAACTGAATCCAGCTTACTCCGGCCATATAAGCACCTTTTTTATGTGCTCGCCAGATGGCAGAACTGTTGCAGCCCATAGCCAGTGTAGAAAGATAATATACTTTTCCGTAGCCTCCCGAAGCCAGTACAACTGCATCGGCAACATGACGTTCTAAAGCTCCTGTTTCGAGATTTCGGGCTATAATGCCTTTTGCTTTTCCGTCAATAATTACTAATTCCAGCATTTCGTGACGGGTGTGCATCGTTACTTTTCCTAAGGATACCTGACGCAACAATCCCTGATAAGCACCTAATAAAAGCTGCTGACCAGTTTGTCCGCGTGCGTAGAATGTTCTCGAAACCTGAACACCTCCAAAAGATCTGTTGTTTAAATATCCGGCATATTCTCTGGCAAAAGGAACGCCTTGCGCCACAGCATGGTCGATCAAATGTGCGGAACATTCAGCCAAACGATATACATTGGCTTCCCGGGATCTGAAATCACCACCTTTGATGGTATCATAAAACATTCTGAAAGTACTGTCGCCGTCGTTTTTGTAGTTTTTTGCAGCGTTAACTCCTCCTTGTGCCGCCACAGAGTGGGCGCGTCGGGCAGAATCCTGAAAACAAAAGGATTGAATATTATAACCCTGTTCAGCCAGAGAGGCTGCGCAGGATGCACCTGCAAGTCCGGTTCCAACAACAATAACGTTCAGTTTTTTTCTGTTGGCTGGATTTACAAGCTTCGCTTTTGCTTTGTAATTATTCCATTTATCGGCTAGTGGACCTTCGGGTATTTTGGAGTCAATCATTTTTATTTTAGTTTAAAATGAATTTATACACAAATTTTATAAGTGACTTGATTTAAAAGGAGGTCTAATTTACTATAAAAAAATGGTTTTTTGTAAAGAAAAAACTATTATTTGAACTGTTTATTACAATTCAAAATAATTGGGTTAGGAGTTTAGCATTCAGATTGCTTCGCCTGTTCGCTATCGCTCGGGTTAAAGGGTTTTCTATTTTTCGGTTTCTTTCTGTGGTTTTATTTTAACACATAGAGACATAGGTTTTCGAACGGAATAGAAGACGTTTCACTTCAAATAAAACGTATAACTATGCAAAAGAAATGTTTTTGTCTTTTGTATCCACTTCTTAGAATTCAAGTCTATGTTTCTATGTGTTAAATGTTTTTCATATCTTATGTAAGTACTATTTGATGAATTTCTCTACATTCGGGATTTTCTCAAGTGCCTTTGTGTTTTCAGCCAGGAGTTTAGATGCGGCTTCATTTATTTTGCTTGCCGGAATTGCTTTCCATTTGTTGATGTCCTTTTCGAAATCGTTTCCAAATAAAACTCTTGATAAATCTCTTATCACACAATAAGCGGCAATTGAATGGCCATTATCGCTATCATAGTTTCCGGTATTGATAAAAAACTGCAATCGTTTCATCAGACCTTCCTGAGAATAAAGAGAAACTTCAGTTAATTTACCTCTGTATTCCAGATCGGCAGAACCAACCCCTTTTAATTTTGGGAATAGTTTATAGTCGGCAAAGTGCCTTCCTTCATGACCAATGTAGCTTACTCTAAAGTTTTCGGATTTTAAGTCATAGGCTTTTTTTACGCAAAACAAAGCTTCTTTTGTAGCCCAGCCTGCAGGATAATAGCGTCCCAGAGTAGCATATTCGCTCCAGCCCAGGGTGACAAAATCATCCATAAAATAGATTTTAATTGGAGTTTCTTTTCCATCATAAGTAACTTTGTAGATGGTGTCTTTTTCTGTTTTCCAAACGAGTAAGTCATATAAACCTCCTGTTTTTCCAAATCCGGTCGTATGATAACCTAAACTCGCGATGTATTTTTTTTGATAGACATTGATGCTGTCTTCGTTAAGCGTTAGGTTTTTGGCAGACGGGAAATTCGTTTTAAGAAAATTCGAAACGTTTTTCAGGATCAGAGTATCGGTTTTCTTTTCTTTGTTTAGGAAAGAGAAACGCCAGTAATCTCTGTAAATCTTTAATAACTGATCTATTTTTGATTTTCGGGTTTCCAGAAAATCACTTTTGTCTTCTGCAAACTTAAATCGGTTTTCAAAGTTGGTTTTGAATTTTAAGTCTTTATCAGCTATTTTTTTATTGGGATCGATTTCCAATAGCGGCAAAGCTGATTTTGGATTCCCATCTAAAGCCAGCGAGTAGATCTTAGTGTAATCCAGTTTTATACTGTCGTTAGGAGTGGTCTGAGCATTTATTTTCGAAAATGAAAAGAAAGTGAAAATGAGTAAAGTGGTAAGTTTTAAAGTTCTCATGTAGTAATGTTTGGATTAATTGATTAGCGTTTTTTATACTATAGAGACTTTTCTTTTGATTTTGTTACAGTTTGGTTTTAAAAATAATAAACCGGACAGGTTTCTAAAGCCTGTCCGGTTTGTTGTTCGTAGCGATAGGAATTAATTATTTTTCGATTATCATGGTCACGCCTTGTCCTCCGGCAGCGCAGATTGAAATTAGGCCGCGTCCGGATCCTTTTTCGTTTAACAGTTTAGCCATAACACCAATGATACGACCTCCTGTGGCAGCAAAGGGGTGTGCTGCTGCGAGACTGCTTCCTTTTACATTCAGTTTTTCGCGATCGATTGGTCCAAGGGTTTTAGGCAGTCCAATTTGAGCACTTAGCTCAGGACTTTCCCAGATTTTCAGAGTGGCTAAAACCTGAGCGGCAAAAGCTTCGTGAATTTCATAATAATCAAAATCCTGCAAGGTCAAACCTGCTTTATCAAGCATGCGACTGACAGCAAACAAAGGAGCCAATAGAAGATTCTGCTGATTTTTGACATATTCGATGGCAGCAATTTCAGCAAAGGTGATGTAAGCTAAAATGGGCAGATCATGTTCTTTTGCCCATTCCTCACTGGCTAAAAGAATGCAGGAAGCGCCATCAGTTAACGGAGTTGAATTTCCTGCAGTTAAGGTTCCATTGATTTTGTCAAAGGCGGGTCTTAGCCTGGCCAGTTTTTCCAGCGTGCTGTCTTTTCTTAAATTATTGTCCCTGTCAAGTCCGTTGAAGGGAGTGATCATATCGTCAAAAAAGCCGTCATCATAGGCTTTCGCCATATTCAGATGACTTTTTAGCGCAAAGTTGTCCTGATCTTCGCGAGAGATTTTGTAATGTTTGGCAGTGATTTCGGTGTGACCTCCCATTGAAAGTCCGGTTTGAACTTCTTCATTTTTGGGAACCAGCGGAGCCAAATCTCGAGGACGAATTTTTAAAAAGAACTTTATTTTTTCAGTAATTGATTTTGCATTTCTGACATGGAGTAGAATTTTTCGAAGTTTGTCGCTCACCGCCATCGGAATATCACTTATAGAATCAACACCTCCGGCGATTCCGCATTCAATTTGTCCCAATGCAATTTTATTAGCGATATAAATGGCACTTTCGATTCCGGTATCACAAGCCTGTTGCAAATCGCAGGCTGGAGTAGCGGGATCGAGTGTTGTTTTCAGGACACATTCCCTCATTAGATTATTGTCGTAAGTATGTTTGATTACGGCCCCTCCGGCAACTTCACCGATTAATTTTCCTTTCAGATTGTATTTGGTTACAAGACCATCAAGAGCAGCGGTCATCATTTGTTGGTTTCCAACTTCGGCGTAGGCAGTATTAGCTCTCGCAAACGGAATACGGTTGTATCCCACAATAGCTACTTTTTTGAGTGTGTTTGTGTGATTCATAATTGAGATGGTGTTTTTGTCCTTAAAGATAAGCAGAGTTATTTACTATTGACGGATTTATAATCCAAAATAATAAGTTTTGGCATTGTATTCAACGATTTGATTTTAAATTATATTTATTTAGAATAATTAAAAATAATTTGCAAAACGATGTTTTAGCCATTACTTTTACCAGCGAAATAAAAACCAATACAAATAATTATGAATACCATGAGAATAAAAAAAGTTTTATTTTTTCTGATTTTTCTAAACTCATTAGTGATGATGGGGCAGGAAAACGGAAAAGTAACCGGAAGGGTTTCTTTAACCGGAAATGTGCCGGCAGAAGGTGTTTCTGTCGCTCTTAAAGGAACAAGATACAGCGCTATTACGAACGAACACGGACAGTACGAAATTAAAAATGTTAAGCCTGCCAGTTATACCATCAACATTAGTGCAGTTGGAATTCGTCCCGTTGAGGACAGAATTACAGTGACAGCAAAGCAAACGACAACAAAAAATTTCAAGCTTTCGGAGAGTCAGGAAGATTTGGACGAAGTGGTGATTACTAAAAACAAATACAAACAAGACAAACCTTCTTTGTCCTTACGTCTTCAAACACCTGTATTGGAAATCCCGCAGAATATTCAGATTGTGAGCGGTCAGACATTAAAAGATCAGCAGATTGTGAGTATGAGTGATGGAGTAATCCGAAATGTGAGTGGTGCTGTGCGCTCTGAGCATTGGGGAGATTTGTATACCAATATAAAAATGCGCGGTTCACAAGTTCAGGCGTTTCGTAATGGTTTTAATGTGGTTTCTTCTTCTTGGGGACCGCTTACCGAAGATATGAGTTTTGTAGACCATATTGAATTTGTAAAAGGCCCGGCAGGATTTATGCTTTCCAGTGGTGATCCAAGCGGATTGTATAACGTAGTAACTAAGAAACCAACCGGAATAACAAAGGGTGAAGCCAGTGTAGTTGCGGGAAGTTATGATTTTTACAGAGCGAGTATTGATCTTGACGGGAAATTGGATAAAAAAGGAAAGTTATTGTACCGTTTTAATGCTGCAGCCCAAAACAGAGGTTCGCACCGTTCCTTTGAACACAATAACCGTTATGTAATTGCTCCGGTACTTACGTATCAGATTGATGATAAAACAAAAATTACGGCTGAATACAATTTTCAGTATGCCAACATGACTGAGGTAGGTTCTTATTATGTATTTGGACCTAAATCTGATGGATATACCACTTTACCGGTTGGATTTACCCTGACACAGCCTGGTATTCCGGATACTAATATTCAGGACCATAGCGGGTATTT
This window encodes:
- a CDS encoding TonB-dependent siderophore receptor, whose protein sequence is MKHYILSLFLLSITSFAQSQTINKKISDSIPKDSVRVKTEHTQLQTVEIIGRSTKKYNSDYSFAATKTAALNKDIPQSISTITKELIADKGAIYLADAVKMASGVIPASYYNQYTIRGISQNEEGQIINGMRTHQHYFLQPLTTNIERVEVIKGPSSATFSSVDPGGSINMVTKKPLAVDRKEISLSAGSFSTLRGTLDFTGPLNESKTLLYRVNGAYQEAKSFRDLVRNKSFLISPSFSYIPNEKTAINTELILSNMTGVLDRGQPIFGAVAGVTSLNKTPISLNLGAPNDFYKSKEMILMTNFAHKFSSKIGFNASYMKQTWTEDLQEHRTTNAFAVDMNNKPVSSLAMMQFVQRQQYWDVDNLTSYFNFDLNTGKIKHKLLAGYDLSSWNKTKGGGQNAARGYVLKDGTVAPSFVAANAANYQTITVDGVVLPKPNVNYFNLNNPANTLTNPDDYTLNVRTALPPALTTTNAIYIQDQVQWERFTILLGLRQEWFKDITNYKSNNELTVKKSALLPRIGVTYAVNNQINVYTTYLEGYQPQSNTVSLMPQTSSLPAGILFDPLESNLKELGLKATFFNNSVSFNAAVYEINQRNILMNANDPINPDLLVTRGAERSRGFECDIAGFITADWQINASYSYIDAKITNDRDPSLIGAQKQNTPKNSANLWTRYNFNSDSALKDLGIGFGMQYQSSKVPWFTRAFTLPDFTVFDAALYYKPNKSNMQIALNAGNLFNKTYWLGAQNYLRLFPGAPRNFSLTVTYKF
- a CDS encoding ABC transporter ATP-binding protein translates to MLIAENLTKKYGDHIALNKLNLTIKEGEIFALLGQNGAGKTTTINLFLGFIAPTDGELKINDISVIDNAQETKKYVAYIPETVMLYPNLTGLENLKFFSSLAGFKYSQGELTYFLSKAGLQIKAHHQNLGGYSKGMRQKVGIAIAIAKKAKVLLLDEPTSGLDPKASNEFSQILKELSADGTAILMATHDIFRAREVASHIGIMRQGNLVTVIEADKISANELEDLYLQTV
- a CDS encoding 4-hydroxy-tetrahydrodipicolinate reductase, with the protein product MKIGLIGFGKTGKSVATVLLENNKFCLEWVLRQSTVLEHRSVSEFLGIPSKEPGLIYSGSKVKMEDLLDKHPVDVIIDFSSNEGIYSYGEVAAKRKVKIISAISHYKDKELQLLKKLAHKTTVFWSPNITLGVNYLLFAAKFLKKIAPWVDIEVNEEHFKKKEGTSGTAVKIAEALELDKDNINSVRAGGIVGKHEVIFGFPYQTVRLIHESISREAFGNGVVFVAENLKNKPKGLYNFEDILTPYFTV
- a CDS encoding succinate dehydrogenase/fumarate reductase iron-sulfur subunit; protein product: MKLSLKIWRQSDSSSKGKMTDYEIDAVSEHMSFLEMLDLLNESLIQKKERVIEFDHDCREGICGQCGVMINGRAHGPLKNTTTCQLHMRSFKDGDTIYIEPFRAKAFPVLRDLKIDRSAFDTIIASGGFIGASTGQAPEANSIPISYETAEASFDAAACIGCGACVATCKNASAALFTGAKITHLALLPQGQIEASKRVLSMVSQMDAEGFGNCSDTRACEIECPQGISILSIAKMNAEYTKALIFKK
- a CDS encoding fumarate reductase/succinate dehydrogenase flavoprotein subunit, which gives rise to MIDSKIPEGPLADKWNNYKAKAKLVNPANRKKLNVIVVGTGLAGASCAASLAEQGYNIQSFCFQDSARRAHSVAAQGGVNAAKNYKNDGDSTFRMFYDTIKGGDFRSREANVYRLAECSAHLIDHAVAQGVPFAREYAGYLNNRSFGGVQVSRTFYARGQTGQQLLLGAYQGLLRQVSLGKVTMHTRHEMLELVIIDGKAKGIIARNLETGALERHVADAVVLASGGYGKVYYLSTLAMGCNSSAIWRAHKKGAYMAGVSWIQFHPTSLPQHGANQSKLTLMSESLRNDGRIWVPKKAKDARNPNTIPEEERDYYLERRYPSFGNLAPRDISSRAAKERIDAGHGVGPMKNAIYLDFSDAIKAQGKNTIEAKYSNLFAMYEKITGINAYKEPMLISPAAHFTMGGLWVDYELMTSIPGLFALGEANFADHGANRLGANSLLQACVDGYFIAPYTIPNYLAGELNAPKATINHPAFDEAEKVVRAQLDRFLNSKGTLSTDHFHKKIGRLLYEKCGLSRSKVKLEEAIEDIKALKASFEKDLLITGDDTLNSELEKAGRIADYIELAELMCYDALQREESCGAHFREEYQTTDGEAVRNDNDFCYVSAWEWKGEAKPPELHKEPLLFESVELAVRSYK
- a CDS encoding acetyl-CoA C-acetyltransferase, translated to MNHTNTLKKVAIVGYNRIPFARANTAYAEVGNQQMMTAALDGLVTKYNLKGKLIGEVAGGAVIKHTYDNNLMRECVLKTTLDPATPACDLQQACDTGIESAIYIANKIALGQIECGIAGGVDSISDIPMAVSDKLRKILLHVRNAKSITEKIKFFLKIRPRDLAPLVPKNEEVQTGLSMGGHTEITAKHYKISREDQDNFALKSHLNMAKAYDDGFFDDMITPFNGLDRDNNLRKDSTLEKLARLRPAFDKINGTLTAGNSTPLTDGASCILLASEEWAKEHDLPILAYITFAEIAAIEYVKNQQNLLLAPLFAVSRMLDKAGLTLQDFDYYEIHEAFAAQVLATLKIWESPELSAQIGLPKTLGPIDREKLNVKGSSLAAAHPFAATGGRIIGVMAKLLNEKGSGRGLISICAAGGQGVTMIIEK